The DNA segment AAGAAGCTCGGCCGGGTCGACGTCACGCTCAAGGGCGTCGACGCGAGCGCGTCCGGCCGCCACGTGCGGATCACCGAGGTACGGGCCGAACTGCACGACGTCACGGTCTCCAGCACCTTCAGCAGCGCCGTGGCGGCGCGCGCCAGCGGCAGCGCGCACATCTCGTACGCGGACCTCACCAGGGCGTCCGACTCCGGCGCCAAGCTCGCCTACGCGGGAAACGGCAAGGTCAAGGTGACCGGCTCGGTCGCCGTCCTGGGGCGGACCGTCAGCCGCAGTGTGACCTCGACGGTGACCATGGTGGGGACGAACCGGATCAAGGTGCACGCGGACACGGTGCCCGGCGAGGGCATCCCCGGCCTGGAGGGCCTGGTCCGGCAGAAGACGGACTTCGAGAGCACGGTCGGCGGGCTGCCCGCGG comes from the Streptomyces sp. NBC_01471 genome and includes:
- a CDS encoding DUF2993 domain-containing protein; amino-acid sequence: MRALRTLLIVVVVLGGLFVLADRIAVHVAENKAADRIRSTEGLSASPDVDIKGFPFLTQVLDKKLGRVDVTLKGVDASASGRHVRITEVRAELHDVTVSSTFSSAVAARASGSAHISYADLTRASDSGAKLAYAGNGKVKVTGSVAVLGRTVSRSVTSTVTMVGTNRIKVHADTVPGEGIPGLEGLVRQKTDFESTVGGLPAGLKLSELRATPDGVDIGVTGTHVVLAGQ